One window from the genome of Oryza glaberrima chromosome 3, OglaRS2, whole genome shotgun sequence encodes:
- the LOC127767264 gene encoding uncharacterized protein LOC127767264, with protein MRIRRYAARLLASSTATAPSSLPPPPAASAAWCHAAADDCAICDLTRSASPQVVAPDAIKQKGHIAGRAPEPELRSDPRVGLAERTPVPEDQGRDIDDGPPAKRSLTFTDAAARLEGSGNVGAGVATEPADVGAGVATEPAARVGAPVANGAVSGQEDRAATCLADESAAELIATGVTSLVTGATAEPEVLKGASFANTNVTEPRVSERVLLVREAATEPEAEVSMREVTGGALPDGEGAAKLEITGGLSRESADKMEVTKGISLVTEASADSELAQRVPTEPGVELSLPEVTERVPVVTEDFTELGDTFSGLHITGFASLDNEGSVEQEVTGSGSLVNEATEMEVKEGTCIFTRVATELGDTGRVSACSGDGDIALDEPRPPDCVSEVANVNVGNAGEAVASKVQPFRDNAESVGGSINSTGNGHVSSKSPTADEAAPPGGCTDTPSVSCLSDIVARSIGKSGRTDIICYVRRRGKRKLEMVEVKEENVEMDDSAICDQYDDKVASERTGPCESVTSTAVSVEIKIADIKRELEDNSTASKGKKKRAKRFQCEIDYCRMTFKNRAELSVHKKNTCTVKSCGRHFRSHKYLRRHQSIHNDDMPYKCPWEGCSMAFKWSWDRGEHFQVHAGKRPYKCTTPGCSKIYKFVSDFTRHKRRCKPQR; from the exons GTGGTGGCGCCGGACGCAATCAAGCAGAAGGGGCACATTGCCGGCCGGGCGCCGGAACCCGAGCTCAGGAGCGATCCGCGCGTCGGACTAGCCGAACGAACTCCTGTTCCGGAAG ATCAAGGGCGCGATATAGATGACGGTCCTCCCGCGAAAAGATCTCTCACGTTTACTGATGCTGCGGCGAGGCTAGAAGGTTCGGGAAATGTTGGTGCTGGAGTTGCTACTGAACCAGCAGATGTTGGTGCTGGAGTTGCTACTGAACCAGCAGCTAGAGTAGGAGCCCCCGTTGCTAATGGAGCTGTTAGTGGGCAGGAGGATAGAGCAGCAACTTGTCTTGCGGATGAATCTGCTGCGGAGCTGATCGCTACCGGGGTAACTTCTCTCGTTACCGGAGCAACCGCTGAACCAGAGGTTTTAAAAGGGGCTTCATTTGCTAATACAAATGTTACCGAGCCAAGAGTTTCGGAGAGAGTTCTTCTTGTGCGTGAAGCTGCAACTGAGCCAGAAGCTGAAGTCTCTATGCGAGAAGTTACAGGAGGAGCTCTCCCTGATGGTGAAGGTGCTGCAAAGTTGGAAATTACAGGGGGGCTTTCTCGAGAATCTGCTGACAAAATGGAAGTTACAAAGGGAATTTCTCTTGTTACTGAAGCTTCTGCTGATTCAGAACTTGCACAGAGAGTTCCTACTGAACCAGGAGTTGAACTCTCTCTGCCGGAAGTTACAGAGAGAGTTCCTGTTGTGACTGAAGATTTCACTGAGCTAGGAGATACATTCAGTGGCCTACATATTACAGGGTTCGCTTCCCTGGATAATGAAGGTTCCGTGGAACAAGAAGTCACAGGAAGTGGTTCTCTTGTAAATGAAGCTACAGAGATGGAAGTTAAGGAAGGAACCTGTATCTTCACCAGAGTTGCCACAGAGCTGGGAGATACTGGTAGAGTTTCTGCTTGTAGTGGAGATGGTGACATTGCTTTAGATGAGCCACGACCTCCTGATTGTGTTTCGGAGGTTGCCAATGTGAATGTTGGAAATGCAGGAGAGGCTGTTGCGAGCAAAGTGCAGCCTTTTAGAGACAATGCAGAAAGTGTTGGTGGTTCTATTAATTCAACAGGCAATGGCCATGTTAGCTCCAAAAGTCCAACTGCAGATGAAGCAGCACCACCTGGTGGATGTACTGATACACCCAGTGTTTCATGTTTATCAGACATTGTGGCTAGAAGCATCGGTAAGTCAGGGAGAACAGATATCATATGTTATGTTAGGCGCAGGGGTAAAAGGAAGCTGGAAATGGTGGAGGTAAAGGAAGAAAATGTTGAAATGGATGACAGTGCTATCTGTGATCAATATGATGATAAAGTGGCATCAGAAAGAACTGGTCCTTGCGAGAGTGTGACGTCAACTGCTGTATCTGTAGAGATTAAAATTGCTGACATAAAGAGAGAGCTTGAAGATAATTCAACTGCTAGCAAGGGTAAAAAGAAGAGGGCCAAAAGGTTTCAATGTGAAATAGATTATTGCCGCATGACATTCAAGAACCGAGCTGAGCTTTCTGTTCATAAAAAGAACACATGCACGGTCAAGTCATGCGGCAGACATTTCAGATCCCACAAGTATCTGAGGCGCCACCAGAGCATTCACAATGATGATATGCCATACAAGTGTCCATGGGAGGGTTGCAGTATGGCTTTCAAGTGGTCATGGGATCGGGGTGAGCATTTCCAAGTCCATGCTGGCAAAAGACCTTATAAATGCACAACACCTGGGTGCAGCAAGATATACAAGTTTGTTTCGGACTTCACCCGGCATAAGAGGAGGTGCAAACCTCAGAGGTAA